One segment of Rubripirellula amarantea DNA contains the following:
- a CDS encoding UDP-N-acetylmuramate dehydrogenase — MSFPDSLSHLIRTDEPLAPLVWLGIGGPAHYFAQPSDNQELSQLVVAASQAKLPVRVLGSGSNVLVREAGVDGLVISLGQIAGGDVIVEGTKLSVGAGVKLSHAVIEAVGAGLAGLEHLIGIPGTVGGAVVGNASSGGRDIGSAVESITVLEPSGETTTLAQEEVGFSHRKTSLSGVTVLRVNFALEDRDVSQLTKRMQKLWINRNSARPNEERRIAMPFIDPDGMPVRELLDSVGLSGMREGDVSLDAQQPQYLIAHAGATSDQCLKLIERVREQVLLQTGIDLQLNLQIW; from the coding sequence ATGAGTTTTCCAGACTCCCTTTCCCACCTGATTCGTACCGACGAACCTTTGGCGCCTTTAGTGTGGCTGGGGATCGGTGGGCCGGCTCATTATTTTGCTCAGCCGAGTGATAACCAAGAGCTTTCCCAACTGGTGGTTGCCGCGTCGCAAGCGAAATTGCCGGTTCGAGTTTTGGGGAGCGGAAGCAACGTCCTTGTTCGAGAAGCGGGCGTCGATGGGCTTGTGATTTCGCTTGGCCAGATCGCCGGTGGCGACGTTATCGTCGAGGGAACCAAGCTAAGCGTCGGTGCCGGAGTGAAGCTGTCGCACGCGGTCATTGAAGCGGTGGGGGCTGGCCTAGCTGGCCTGGAACACTTAATCGGCATCCCCGGTACCGTCGGTGGTGCAGTCGTGGGCAACGCATCGAGTGGCGGACGCGATATCGGAAGTGCCGTCGAGAGCATTACCGTGCTTGAACCCAGCGGCGAAACGACAACTTTGGCGCAAGAGGAGGTGGGGTTCTCGCACCGCAAAACCTCGCTTTCCGGTGTGACCGTCTTGAGAGTGAATTTTGCGTTGGAAGATCGCGACGTTAGCCAGCTCACCAAACGAATGCAAAAGCTCTGGATCAACCGAAATTCGGCTCGACCCAACGAAGAGCGGCGGATTGCGATGCCGTTCATCGACCCCGATGGGATGCCCGTTCGCGAACTGCTTGATTCGGTTGGCCTTTCCGGGATGCGTGAGGGTGACGTTTCGCTTGATGCCCAGCAGCCTCAATATCTGATTGCCCACGCCGGTGCTACGAGCGATCAGTGTTTGAAGCTGATCGAGCGCGTTCGCGAACAAGTATTGCTTCAGACAGGGATCGACTTGCAGTTGAACCTGCAAATCTGGTAG
- a CDS encoding cell division protein FtsQ/DivIB, translating into MRSEEPESNRPIRDVLRQLIKAPAALAIIWPAVLILGGYLAWHKWGSQHVAQQYFGVELSAIQVTPPPSYVRSDVAKSVYQDTAMDGLSLLDRTASAKIASAFSMHPWVRNVSSVRKLAGGTIDVRLEYREPVAMTRVFKPQYADHEKYYLPVDGDGVLLPSEEFSRSETRDFIHINVPGADSNQRPGSRFGDSRVEAAAKLAEVLAPFREQVGIKSIDVGGDPRLSEVPQLELTTHDGRRIWWGSPPGFEPPGERTTEMKLHTLLSPERDTVSDLRMASRAKPE; encoded by the coding sequence ATGCGTTCGGAGGAACCGGAATCGAACCGGCCAATTCGCGACGTGCTGCGCCAATTGATCAAGGCTCCAGCGGCTCTCGCTATCATTTGGCCAGCGGTTTTGATTCTTGGCGGCTATCTGGCGTGGCACAAATGGGGTAGCCAGCACGTTGCCCAGCAGTATTTCGGTGTCGAGCTCAGTGCGATTCAAGTCACTCCGCCGCCCAGTTACGTCCGTTCGGATGTTGCCAAATCGGTTTATCAAGACACCGCGATGGACGGCCTGTCGTTGCTCGATCGGACCGCTAGCGCAAAGATTGCTTCCGCGTTTTCGATGCATCCTTGGGTTCGCAACGTTAGCAGTGTTCGAAAGTTGGCAGGCGGCACCATCGATGTCCGTTTGGAATATCGAGAACCCGTTGCGATGACACGTGTGTTCAAACCGCAATACGCCGACCACGAAAAGTACTACTTGCCCGTTGATGGCGACGGCGTACTTCTGCCAAGCGAGGAGTTTTCTCGAAGCGAAACGCGAGATTTCATTCACATCAACGTGCCGGGGGCGGATTCCAATCAACGGCCCGGATCGCGGTTTGGCGATTCGCGAGTGGAAGCGGCTGCCAAGCTTGCCGAAGTTCTCGCTCCCTTTCGCGAGCAAGTTGGCATCAAGAGCATCGATGTCGGCGGCGACCCTCGATTGAGCGAAGTGCCCCAGTTGGAGCTCACCACGCACGATGGGCGACGAATTTGGTGGGGCAGCCCGCCTGGGTTTGAGCCGCCGGGCGAACGCACTACCGAAATGAAACTGCACACCCTGCTTTCCCCGGAACGTGATACGGTTTCCGACTTGCGGATGGCAAGCCGCGCAAAGCCCGAATGA
- the recQ gene encoding DNA helicase RecQ, with product MPSSPPVPSIATEVLKQYWGYESFRPLQAESVSAVLQRRDSLTVLPTGGGKSICFQVPAMCMDGLAVVVSPLISLMKDQVDALRTCGIEAAFVNSTQSEQDKRDVANSIRSGELKLLYMAPERLLMPRTIDFLKSSGVSFFAIDEAHCISNWGHDFRPEYRGLRTLKQQFPGVAVHAYTATASEGVRNDIAEQLGLKNAEILVGDFDRPNLTYRMLRTQGRIGQVMEVVNRHQGESGIVYCISRKEVERVAATLTSNGVSALPYHAGMDDGKRQANQDAFINEKCDVIVATVAFGMGIDKSNVRYVVHAGMPKSIEHYQQESGRAGRDGLESECVLLYSGGDLVTWKKIMSGEPGGLRAAVASLDAMYDLCSGAVCRHRAIVSYFGQEYATDSCDACDVCLEEIELAESPIVIGQKILSCIVRLNRRFGAAHTAKVLIGSKESRITDLRHDQLSTYGLMAREGSAAIRMWIDQLVAQGFINRTGEYQTLSLSDSGWQLIRGEVTPRLTKAGPETKSRASSAGKSKAGKEASWEGVDRGLFDRLRQVRSQLAASAKVPAYIVFGDATLREMAIARPSDLKKLGLLKGIGTKKLADYGDVFLDEIKSYCVEHNVAQDQNA from the coding sequence ATGCCTTCATCGCCACCTGTGCCTTCGATCGCAACTGAAGTCCTCAAGCAATATTGGGGTTACGAGTCCTTTCGACCGTTGCAAGCCGAGTCGGTTTCCGCGGTGCTTCAACGACGAGACTCACTCACCGTGTTGCCAACCGGGGGCGGTAAATCGATCTGCTTTCAGGTTCCTGCCATGTGCATGGATGGATTGGCGGTCGTTGTTTCGCCGCTGATTTCGTTGATGAAAGATCAAGTCGACGCTCTACGTACCTGCGGAATTGAAGCTGCCTTCGTCAACAGCACTCAAAGTGAACAAGACAAACGCGACGTGGCGAACTCGATTCGTTCGGGCGAACTTAAATTGCTTTACATGGCGCCCGAGCGACTGCTAATGCCGCGCACGATCGACTTTTTGAAGTCATCGGGAGTCAGCTTCTTTGCCATCGACGAAGCTCACTGCATCAGCAACTGGGGCCACGACTTTCGGCCCGAGTACCGAGGTCTTCGCACGCTCAAGCAACAATTCCCGGGCGTTGCCGTTCATGCCTACACGGCCACCGCTTCGGAAGGCGTGCGTAATGACATCGCCGAACAACTTGGTCTCAAGAACGCAGAGATCTTAGTTGGTGACTTTGACCGCCCCAATCTGACCTATCGAATGTTGCGAACCCAGGGACGCATTGGACAAGTCATGGAAGTGGTCAATCGCCATCAAGGCGAATCAGGAATCGTGTACTGCATCAGCCGTAAAGAAGTGGAACGAGTTGCCGCGACATTGACATCCAACGGAGTCTCGGCGTTGCCCTATCACGCTGGAATGGACGATGGCAAGCGGCAAGCCAATCAAGATGCGTTCATCAACGAAAAGTGCGATGTGATCGTGGCAACGGTTGCTTTCGGTATGGGTATCGACAAGTCGAATGTCCGATACGTTGTTCACGCGGGGATGCCAAAATCAATTGAACATTACCAGCAGGAAAGTGGTCGCGCTGGACGTGATGGCCTCGAAAGCGAGTGTGTATTGCTTTACTCAGGTGGCGATCTTGTGACCTGGAAGAAGATCATGTCGGGCGAACCGGGCGGACTTCGTGCCGCCGTGGCGTCACTTGATGCGATGTACGACTTGTGCAGCGGAGCGGTATGTCGCCACCGCGCGATCGTTTCATACTTTGGTCAAGAGTACGCGACGGATTCTTGCGACGCCTGCGATGTTTGTCTGGAAGAAATTGAACTTGCCGAATCTCCCATCGTGATCGGTCAGAAAATACTTTCCTGCATCGTCCGCCTGAACCGACGATTCGGTGCCGCTCACACTGCGAAAGTCTTGATTGGTTCCAAAGAAAGTCGAATCACGGATCTTCGGCACGACCAACTAAGCACTTATGGGTTGATGGCTCGCGAGGGTTCCGCTGCGATCCGTATGTGGATCGATCAACTCGTAGCCCAGGGATTTATCAACCGCACTGGTGAATACCAAACGCTTTCGCTGTCGGATTCCGGTTGGCAATTGATCCGCGGCGAAGTCACACCTCGACTAACCAAAGCCGGCCCCGAAACCAAGTCTCGGGCATCTAGCGCCGGTAAATCCAAAGCCGGCAAAGAGGCTTCATGGGAAGGCGTGGATCGCGGACTCTTTGATCGCCTTCGCCAAGTCCGTTCGCAGTTAGCCGCTAGCGCCAAAGTGCCCGCCTACATCGTCTTCGGCGATGCAACGCTGCGGGAAATGGCGATCGCTCGACCGAGCGATTTAAAGAAACTTGGTTTGCTGAAGGGAATCGGAACCAAGAAGCTTGCCGACTACGGCGACGTGTTTCTAGATGAAATCAAAAGCTACTGCGTTGAACACAACGTGGCTCAAGATCAAAACGCCTAG
- a CDS encoding class I SAM-dependent methyltransferase, whose translation MAKKAPVKKTLVKKAAATKPAATKTAAKKSATGKSVKKSKQVELGDWYDYPQYFDMLFRDETAEEVAFFEKAFAKYANGDIKRLLEPGCGSGRLVAAMARKGYDVTGLDLSPAMLKYLDARIKRGNLSATTVHGDMTQMQFDEKFDAAFCTFNTFRHLLDEKTAIKHLQNVGEVIREGGLYILGFHIIPDDADPECTERWYASHGGTDVKGVLKVIDFNRRKREEMLRVTINAKMRSGKKQRVASEFSLRVYTVPQVKSLFRKISDVWEIAEVFDFDYDIDKTREFDDDLTDALFVLRRR comes from the coding sequence TTGGCCAAGAAGGCCCCGGTCAAAAAAACGTTGGTGAAGAAAGCAGCAGCTACCAAACCGGCAGCAACCAAAACGGCGGCTAAGAAGTCAGCGACGGGGAAATCGGTAAAGAAATCCAAACAAGTAGAGCTTGGCGATTGGTACGACTATCCGCAGTACTTCGACATGCTCTTTCGCGATGAAACCGCTGAAGAGGTCGCGTTTTTCGAAAAGGCGTTTGCTAAGTATGCCAATGGCGACATCAAGCGATTGCTTGAACCAGGTTGCGGATCGGGCCGATTGGTCGCAGCGATGGCTCGCAAGGGCTACGACGTCACGGGACTTGATCTAAGTCCTGCGATGCTGAAGTATCTTGACGCTCGCATCAAACGTGGCAATTTGTCTGCTACCACCGTGCATGGCGACATGACACAGATGCAATTTGACGAGAAGTTTGACGCCGCGTTCTGCACCTTTAATACGTTCCGCCATCTTCTGGATGAGAAAACAGCAATCAAGCATCTTCAGAACGTGGGCGAAGTCATTCGCGAAGGTGGGCTGTACATCCTAGGTTTTCACATCATTCCCGATGATGCGGATCCCGAATGCACCGAACGTTGGTACGCATCGCACGGCGGTACGGATGTCAAAGGTGTTTTGAAGGTTATCGACTTCAATCGGCGTAAGCGAGAAGAGATGCTTCGGGTGACCATCAACGCCAAGATGCGATCGGGCAAGAAGCAACGAGTCGCCAGCGAGTTTTCGCTGCGTGTTTACACGGTGCCTCAAGTGAAAAGTCTGTTTCGCAAGATTTCGGACGTCTGGGAAATCGCTGAGGTTTTCGATTTCGACTACGACATCGACAAGACGCGGGAGTTCGACGACGACCTAACCGATGCGTTGTTCGTACTTCGCCGTCGCTAA
- a CDS encoding DUF1598 domain-containing protein: MNQIRRFASFTALAALAMFSCVLVPNGSAFAQDDGGGDQETILIGNPIAGIDVDAAGVLKVKQFDPRLAKERFNAARAVERRGDADVMRASGMRKISLNRLEKAIAKQLETGNMPTEEMQALAGLTSVQYVFFYPESGDIVIAGPSEGFFADPTDRLIGMKSGRPVVLLEDLVTAMRAYAPGANATSVISVSIDPTAEGLQQMQNFLASVRGNVRPSDAERLAAGLKDNLGLQKVTFRGVPDTTHFARVLVEADYRMKLIGIGLERLPIKMASYVDRANPNMVNSNAMERWYFQPNYDGVAVSEDGLAMKIKERGVQLVGANERVAAGGQRIKGGRVNKASQAFCQDFTDNFNLIASRVRIYGELRQLIDVAIAAAYIQQQDFYTQANWDAGVLMDESQLSVERYTAPEQVETAVNAVWRGSKLMTPLGGGVQMQPKLALNKDRLTIDTKGETVATKTANGPSDLADGQWWWD; encoded by the coding sequence ATGAATCAAATTCGTCGCTTTGCCTCGTTCACAGCTCTCGCTGCTTTGGCAATGTTTTCCTGCGTCCTGGTCCCCAACGGCTCCGCATTCGCTCAGGATGATGGCGGCGGCGATCAAGAGACGATTCTGATCGGTAATCCGATCGCGGGTATCGATGTCGATGCTGCGGGGGTGCTTAAAGTTAAGCAGTTTGATCCGCGTTTGGCCAAAGAACGCTTCAACGCAGCGCGGGCCGTCGAACGCCGTGGCGATGCTGATGTGATGCGAGCTAGCGGCATGCGAAAGATTTCGCTGAACCGTCTTGAAAAGGCAATTGCCAAGCAACTCGAAACGGGCAACATGCCCACTGAAGAAATGCAAGCTCTCGCCGGCCTGACGTCGGTTCAGTACGTGTTCTTCTATCCTGAATCCGGCGACATCGTCATCGCTGGTCCATCCGAAGGATTCTTTGCGGACCCCACCGATCGATTGATCGGCATGAAAAGCGGACGCCCTGTTGTTCTGCTCGAAGACTTGGTAACGGCGATGCGAGCGTACGCCCCCGGTGCGAATGCCACTTCGGTGATCAGTGTTTCGATCGATCCGACCGCGGAAGGCCTGCAACAAATGCAAAACTTCTTGGCTTCGGTTCGCGGCAATGTTCGACCTTCGGATGCCGAGCGACTCGCTGCAGGCCTAAAAGACAATCTTGGACTTCAAAAGGTGACCTTTCGCGGAGTCCCCGACACGACCCACTTCGCTCGTGTATTGGTGGAAGCCGATTATCGAATGAAGTTGATTGGTATCGGCCTAGAACGCTTGCCAATCAAAATGGCCAGCTATGTTGATCGAGCCAACCCAAACATGGTCAATTCCAATGCCATGGAACGTTGGTACTTCCAACCCAACTACGACGGTGTCGCAGTCAGCGAAGACGGACTCGCGATGAAAATTAAAGAGAGAGGCGTTCAATTGGTGGGAGCCAACGAACGAGTGGCGGCAGGCGGACAACGCATTAAGGGCGGCCGAGTGAACAAAGCTAGCCAAGCGTTCTGCCAAGATTTCACGGATAATTTCAACCTGATTGCCAGCCGAGTTCGCATCTACGGTGAACTTCGCCAACTCATCGACGTTGCAATTGCGGCTGCCTATATCCAGCAACAAGATTTTTACACCCAAGCCAACTGGGACGCTGGCGTGTTGATGGATGAATCCCAGCTTTCCGTCGAGCGATACACTGCACCCGAGCAAGTTGAAACCGCAGTCAATGCTGTCTGGCGAGGTAGCAAGCTGATGACGCCGTTGGGTGGTGGAGTGCAAATGCAACCCAAACTTGCCCTCAATAAAGATCGCCTGACGATCGACACCAAGGGTGAAACCGTGGCCACCAAAACCGCTAACGGCCCATCCGATCTAGCTGACGGCCAATGGTGGTGGGACTGA
- the gnd gene encoding decarboxylating NADP(+)-dependent phosphogluconate dehydrogenase, with translation MSGDCDFGLIGLAVMGENLALNVESRGYKVAVYNRTTSKVDDLMAGRAKGKNFVGTHSIEEFVKAVKRPRKLMMLVKAGPAVDALIEQLLPYCEPGDIIIDGGNEQYQNTERRTKQVEAAGLLYVGCGVSGGEEGALKGPSLMPGGSKEAWPHIKEMFQSIAAKVGPNNDIPCCEWLGSGGAGNYVKMVHNGIEYGDMQLICEAYQLLHELGGLTNDELYDVFDDWNRGDLQSYLIEISRDIFSVKDDQGGDGYLVDKILDVAGAKGTGKWMSQLALDLGVPSTLVTTAVFARGLSAQKEARTRASKTLNGPSASSNPEMQAIAKSLVGDRAELVEAVRQALYASKIVSYAQGFVQLQAASAEHGWGLDYGAAALLWRGGCIIRAQFLDRIKEAFDKDPNLENLLLDKFFEDAVENSQEKWRKVVAIASIMGIPVPAFSTALCYYDGYRMERLPANMLQAQRDYFGAHTYQRTDMEGTFHSEWIQLRKEPKA, from the coding sequence ATGAGTGGCGACTGCGATTTTGGTCTGATTGGATTGGCTGTGATGGGTGAAAACCTAGCCCTGAACGTGGAAAGCCGTGGCTATAAAGTCGCCGTTTACAACCGCACAACGTCCAAGGTTGACGACCTGATGGCTGGTCGGGCCAAAGGTAAGAACTTTGTGGGCACGCATTCGATCGAAGAATTCGTCAAAGCCGTCAAACGTCCTCGCAAATTGATGATGTTGGTCAAAGCCGGACCTGCGGTTGATGCCCTGATTGAGCAATTGCTGCCTTATTGTGAGCCGGGTGACATCATCATCGACGGCGGTAACGAGCAATACCAAAACACCGAACGTCGTACCAAGCAGGTCGAAGCCGCTGGACTACTGTACGTCGGTTGCGGCGTTTCGGGCGGTGAAGAGGGCGCCTTGAAGGGGCCAAGCCTGATGCCCGGTGGAAGCAAAGAAGCATGGCCTCACATCAAGGAAATGTTTCAATCGATCGCTGCCAAAGTCGGACCGAATAACGACATTCCTTGCTGCGAATGGCTTGGCAGCGGTGGAGCAGGTAACTACGTCAAGATGGTTCACAATGGCATCGAGTACGGCGATATGCAGTTGATCTGCGAAGCCTATCAATTGCTTCACGAGCTCGGTGGGCTCACCAACGATGAACTTTACGATGTATTTGACGATTGGAATCGTGGTGATTTGCAGAGTTATCTGATCGAAATCAGCCGGGACATCTTCAGCGTCAAAGATGACCAAGGGGGCGATGGTTACTTGGTCGATAAGATCTTGGATGTTGCTGGTGCCAAAGGAACGGGCAAGTGGATGAGCCAGCTTGCGCTTGATCTCGGTGTGCCTAGCACCCTGGTCACCACCGCCGTGTTCGCTCGCGGATTGTCGGCTCAAAAAGAAGCCCGTACCCGCGCTTCGAAGACGCTTAATGGCCCGTCGGCATCTTCAAATCCAGAAATGCAAGCGATCGCCAAGTCGCTCGTTGGCGACCGCGCAGAGCTCGTTGAAGCCGTTCGTCAGGCGTTGTATGCCTCCAAGATTGTTTCGTACGCTCAAGGCTTTGTGCAGTTGCAGGCCGCATCAGCCGAGCATGGTTGGGGACTCGATTACGGTGCGGCGGCGCTACTGTGGCGAGGAGGCTGCATCATTCGTGCTCAGTTTCTTGATCGGATCAAGGAAGCCTTCGACAAGGATCCAAACCTTGAAAACCTGTTGCTCGACAAGTTCTTTGAAGACGCCGTTGAAAACAGCCAAGAAAAGTGGCGCAAAGTCGTGGCCATCGCTTCGATCATGGGCATCCCCGTGCCAGCGTTCAGCACCGCCTTGTGCTACTACGATGGCTACCGCATGGAACGTCTGCCCGCGAACATGTTGCAAGCTCAACGTGACTACTTCGGTGCCCACACGTATCAGCGAACGGACATGGAAGGCACGTTCCACAGCGAGTGGATTCAGCTTCGCAAAGAACCCAAAGCGTAG